From a region of the Stenotrophomonas sp. BIO128-Bstrain genome:
- a CDS encoding 2,3-dihydro-2,3-dihydroxybenzoate dehydrogenase, with protein MKLTGFDGTIALVTGAGGGIGAALAEHLHDSGCTVIATDLEAPVFAARAGQPHIHACALDVSDPVAVEALVTWIEARIGAIGFAINVAGVLQTGTVVETDDAQWRRVFAVNTDGVFHVSRAVARVMSPRRKGAIVTVSSNAAGVPRHGMAAYAASKAAATMFTRCLGLELAPLGIRCNIVAPGSTLTPMQTGMWAGPEGEQRVIEGSLETYKVGIPLQKIARPNDIVYGVMFLLSDQAGHIAMSDLYVDGGATLRG; from the coding sequence ATGAAACTCACCGGATTCGACGGCACCATCGCCTTGGTCACTGGCGCGGGCGGCGGGATCGGCGCGGCACTGGCCGAGCACCTTCACGACAGCGGCTGCACCGTGATCGCCACGGATCTGGAGGCCCCCGTGTTCGCCGCGCGGGCAGGGCAGCCGCACATCCACGCCTGCGCGCTGGACGTGAGCGATCCGGTTGCGGTGGAGGCGCTGGTTACCTGGATCGAAGCCAGGATCGGTGCGATCGGCTTTGCCATCAACGTGGCTGGTGTCCTGCAGACCGGCACGGTGGTGGAGACGGATGACGCGCAATGGCGCCGCGTCTTCGCGGTCAATACCGATGGCGTGTTCCACGTCTCGCGTGCCGTCGCACGGGTGATGTCGCCGCGGCGGAAAGGCGCCATCGTCACGGTCAGCTCCAATGCCGCGGGCGTACCCCGGCACGGGATGGCGGCGTATGCGGCATCCAAAGCGGCCGCGACCATGTTCACCCGTTGCCTCGGCCTGGAACTGGCGCCGCTCGGCATCCGCTGCAACATCGTGGCGCCCGGCTCAACCCTGACCCCGATGCAGACCGGGATGTGGGCCGGACCCGAGGGCGAGCAGCGCGTGATTGAAGGGAGTTTGGAAACATACAAGGTAGGCATTCCCCTGCAGAAAATCGCTCGCCCGAATGACATCGTGTACGGGGTCATGTTTCTTCTCTCCGACCAGGCCGGTCATATCGCGATGAGCGATCTCTACGTCGACGGTGGCGCAACGCTGCGCGGTTGA
- a CDS encoding phosphopantetheine-binding protein: MTALTLERMRADVAEMIGEAPEDIRNDENLMDLGLDSMRVLGLVLAWGNTGIALEFSHLAEHTTLGGWWTVVQRLQAQAAAGA, translated from the coding sequence ATGACCGCACTCACCCTGGAGCGCATGCGCGCCGATGTCGCCGAGATGATCGGCGAAGCGCCCGAGGACATCCGCAACGATGAGAACCTGATGGACCTGGGGCTCGATTCGATGCGGGTACTGGGGCTGGTACTGGCCTGGGGCAACACCGGTATCGCGCTGGAGTTCAGCCACCTGGCCGAGCACACCACGCTGGGCGGCTGGTGGACGGTGGTGCAGCGCCTGCAGGCCCAGGCCGCGGCTGGCGCATGA
- a CDS encoding MFS transporter has protein sequence MSARPVVSGLPALVSAALLGTMAMMAFVSVIGPVVRVLGLAEWHAGLSVTAAGVLWMLAARRWGALSDRIGRKRVLLIALAAYAVIYLGLAVFVDVALTSPPAIWVSVLVLVGTRALVGLFYAAVPPTAAAIVADQAAPGQRGSVMAKLGTANALGMVLGPAAAGWIAYKNLSLTLYVAALLPLLSLLMIWWRLPNTPPVAPTHNGPKPTLGLGDARLRLPLLAVFAAMISVTIAQVTVGFFAIDRLQLSPADGARMAGLALTAVGVGLIFAQGLVMKLKDIRPTRWIVVGALISGLGFASVALVSVPWQLLASYAVAAFGMGFVFPNFQALAADSVEAHEQGAAAGTVASVQGMGMVVGPMIGTLLYRWSPSAPYLLVGAVLLVLAVSAAIHRQRGAV, from the coding sequence ATGTCTGCACGTCCTGTCGTATCCGGTTTGCCCGCCCTCGTTTCCGCCGCGCTGCTCGGCACCATGGCAATGATGGCGTTCGTGTCCGTGATCGGCCCGGTGGTGCGGGTGTTGGGCCTGGCCGAATGGCACGCCGGGCTGTCGGTCACCGCGGCCGGCGTGTTGTGGATGCTCGCCGCCCGCCGTTGGGGGGCGCTCAGCGATCGCATCGGCCGCAAGCGCGTGCTGCTGATCGCACTGGCCGCTTACGCAGTGATCTATCTGGGGCTGGCGGTCTTCGTGGATGTGGCGCTGACTTCACCGCCGGCTATCTGGGTTTCGGTGCTGGTGCTGGTCGGCACGCGTGCTCTGGTCGGCCTGTTCTACGCCGCCGTGCCACCGACCGCCGCAGCCATCGTTGCCGACCAGGCTGCGCCGGGGCAGCGCGGCAGCGTGATGGCCAAGCTCGGCACCGCCAATGCGCTGGGCATGGTGCTGGGTCCTGCCGCCGCCGGCTGGATCGCCTACAAGAACCTCTCCCTCACGCTGTATGTGGCCGCGCTGTTGCCGCTGCTGTCGTTGTTGATGATCTGGTGGCGCCTGCCGAACACCCCGCCGGTCGCCCCGACGCACAACGGCCCCAAGCCAACGCTGGGGCTGGGCGATGCACGCCTGCGGCTGCCGTTGCTGGCCGTGTTCGCCGCGATGATCTCGGTGACCATCGCCCAGGTCACGGTCGGCTTCTTCGCCATCGACCGCCTTCAACTGTCGCCGGCAGATGGCGCACGCATGGCCGGGCTGGCGCTGACCGCGGTCGGCGTCGGCCTGATCTTCGCCCAGGGCCTGGTGATGAAGCTCAAGGACATCCGCCCCACGCGCTGGATCGTGGTCGGCGCGCTGATCTCCGGTCTCGGCTTTGCGTCGGTCGCGCTGGTCAGCGTGCCGTGGCAGCTGCTGGCCAGCTACGCGGTCGCGGCGTTCGGGATGGGCTTCGTGTTCCCCAACTTCCAGGCGCTGGCCGCCGATTCGGTGGAGGCGCACGAGCAGGGCGCCGCCGCCGGCACCGTGGCGTCGGTGCAGGGCATGGGCATGGTGGTCGGGCCGATGATCGGCACACTGCTGTACCGGTGGTCGCCCAGCGCGCCGTATCTGCTGGTCGGCGCCGTGCTGCTGGTCCTGGCGGTCTCTGCCGCGATCCACCGCCAGCGGGGTGCCGTATGA
- a CDS encoding CS1 type fimbrial major subunit translates to MTLLRKLSLAAALATVSLSANAAESHIMVYTNVDLSLALLKADGSPLPDMMEMTHIPGDGLAAVRERVRVFTNDETKDIEVNVMHDPMLVIKTGTAPTVPLTVSLNKTPLSVAPKDFLASDIFDGALPGASFIMDLDIAQATKAPLTVAGAYEGIVSIAMKQKTASP, encoded by the coding sequence ATGACTCTGCTCAGGAAACTGTCCCTGGCCGCCGCGCTGGCCACCGTCTCGCTGTCGGCCAACGCCGCCGAATCCCACATCATGGTCTACACCAACGTCGACCTGTCGCTGGCCCTGCTGAAGGCTGATGGCAGCCCGCTGCCCGACATGATGGAAATGACGCATATCCCGGGTGATGGCCTGGCCGCTGTCAGAGAGCGCGTTCGTGTGTTCACCAACGACGAGACCAAGGACATTGAAGTCAATGTGATGCATGACCCGATGCTCGTCATCAAGACCGGAACTGCACCAACGGTCCCGTTGACCGTCAGCCTCAACAAGACACCGTTGTCCGTGGCGCCGAAGGACTTTCTGGCCTCGGACATCTTCGACGGTGCCCTGCCGGGCGCCTCGTTCATCATGGACCTGGATATCGCCCAGGCCACCAAGGCCCCGCTGACCGTCGCCGGTGCCTACGAGGGCATCGTCAGCATCGCCATGAAGCAGAAGACCGCTTCGCCGTAA
- a CDS encoding isochorismatase family protein produces MALPTIQPYPLPTQAELPTPRGAWQPQSERLALLVHDMQRYFLAAFAPDTAPLAPAVANIARLLAHCRARGIPVFYTAQRGHQDRRDRGLQADLWGPGMSATDEHEAIIEAVAPQPGDHVLVKHRYSAFQRSNLETMMRARGRDQLLVTGVYAHIGCTATVAEGFQRDIESFIAADAVADFSRADHDLALHWIARTCGIPMTTDHLLETLA; encoded by the coding sequence ATGGCGCTGCCAACGATCCAACCGTACCCCCTGCCGACCCAGGCCGAGTTGCCCACCCCGCGCGGCGCCTGGCAGCCCCAGAGCGAGCGCTTGGCGCTGCTGGTACATGACATGCAGCGGTACTTCCTGGCCGCGTTCGCGCCGGACACCGCACCGCTGGCGCCGGCCGTGGCCAACATCGCGCGCCTGCTCGCGCATTGCCGTGCGCGTGGCATCCCGGTGTTCTATACCGCCCAGCGCGGCCACCAGGACCGCCGCGATCGCGGCCTGCAGGCGGATCTGTGGGGCCCGGGCATGTCCGCAACCGACGAGCACGAAGCCATCATCGAGGCGGTGGCACCGCAGCCGGGCGACCATGTGCTGGTCAAACACCGCTACAGCGCCTTCCAGCGCAGCAACCTGGAAACGATGATGCGCGCCCGTGGCCGCGACCAGTTGCTGGTCACTGGTGTCTATGCGCACATCGGCTGCACCGCCACCGTGGCCGAAGGCTTCCAGCGCGACATCGAGAGCTTCATCGCTGCCGATGCCGTCGCCGATTTCTCGCGCGCCGACCACGACCTGGCCCTGCATTGGATCGCCCGTACCTGCGGCATCCCGATGACCACCGATCACCTGCTGGAGACGCTCGCATGA
- a CDS encoding isochorismate synthase, translating into MNEMLINHGADELTHASAIDMADAPYFLLRSPQQALEAQGVRARLPSGPTASLAERVDAFFAAPRSGPRLLVGAVPFDPEQADALYQPDHVSGQPTVVRVETPTVVGDVLAEPPAQAYAGAVATAVTELQRTDSALEKVVLARSLRVTTAQPLHPRVLAARLGRDPSVATYVVPVPSEGGPGPAWLVGATPELLVSKRGERVLSHPLAGSARRSADPAEDARAAEALLASAKDHDEHRHVVEAIVEALTPLCHRVEAQPQPTLHATATMWHLGTRIHGTLKDASVSSAALVALLHPTPAVCGTPRHPALALIRQAEPVARGFYAGAVGWTDARGDGDWYVAIRCARVQGTQVRLYAGAGIVAGSQPDLEVAETAAKFMALLTALGVHDVRPF; encoded by the coding sequence ATGAACGAGATGCTGATCAACCACGGAGCCGACGAGCTGACCCACGCGTCCGCCATCGACATGGCCGACGCCCCGTACTTTCTGTTGCGCAGCCCGCAGCAGGCGCTCGAAGCGCAGGGCGTGCGCGCGCGCCTGCCGTCGGGCCCCACCGCCTCGTTGGCCGAACGTGTAGACGCTTTCTTCGCCGCACCGCGCTCCGGCCCGCGGCTGCTGGTCGGCGCGGTGCCGTTCGATCCCGAGCAGGCCGATGCGTTGTACCAGCCCGATCACGTGTCTGGCCAACCCACGGTGGTCCGCGTTGAAACCCCCACAGTGGTCGGTGACGTGCTGGCTGAACCGCCTGCGCAGGCCTATGCAGGCGCGGTCGCCACCGCCGTCACGGAACTGCAGCGCACCGATAGTGCGCTGGAAAAGGTCGTGCTGGCCCGCAGCCTGCGGGTCACCACCGCGCAGCCACTGCACCCGCGGGTGCTGGCCGCGCGGCTGGGCAGGGATCCGAGCGTGGCCACTTACGTGGTGCCGGTGCCTTCAGAAGGCGGCCCCGGTCCTGCCTGGCTGGTCGGCGCCACTCCCGAGCTGCTGGTCTCCAAACGTGGCGAGCGCGTGCTGTCGCATCCGCTGGCGGGCTCGGCACGTCGTTCGGCCGATCCTGCCGAGGATGCCCGCGCCGCCGAGGCGCTGCTGGCCTCGGCCAAGGACCATGATGAGCACCGCCACGTGGTCGAGGCCATCGTTGAAGCGCTGACGCCGCTGTGCCATCGCGTCGAGGCACAGCCCCAGCCCACGCTGCATGCCACCGCCACCATGTGGCACCTGGGCACGCGCATCCACGGCACCCTCAAGGACGCATCGGTTTCCTCGGCCGCGCTGGTGGCACTGCTGCATCCCACGCCGGCGGTGTGCGGGACACCACGCCACCCCGCACTGGCGCTGATCCGCCAGGCTGAACCGGTCGCGCGCGGTTTCTATGCCGGCGCAGTCGGCTGGACCGATGCCCGGGGCGATGGCGACTGGTACGTGGCGATCCGCTGTGCGCGCGTGCAGGGCACGCAGGTGCGCCTGTATGCCGGTGCCGGCATCGTCGCGGGCTCGCAACCCGATCTCGAAGTGGCCGAAACGGCTGCCAAGTTCATGGCCCTGCTGACCGCGCTCGGCGTCCATGACGTTCGTCCATTCTGA
- a CDS encoding AMP-binding protein has product MNASFSSSRVPLRQVWPPALVARYRAAGHWRGETFPGFLRERAERFAGDIAVVGGDTRLTYAQLWQEAGRIGAGLLAQGLAPGDRVVVQLGNVPEFITVVCGLFRAGLIPVYALPAHRITEVAHFARKAEGSAYVAAASYDGFDYRTLARDLQAQVPAVQHVIIVGEGAGFTALEALAGDLERLPPDPDPQSVAFLQISGGSTGLSKLIPRTHDDYLYSFRASNAICGITQDSVYLVALPAAHNFPMSSPGFFGTLYAGGRVVLSPGAGPETAFALIARERVTCVGLVPPLALLWAQAAATTTQDLSSLQVVQVGGAKLVPEAARRVIAGLGCTLQQVFGMAEGLVNYTRLHDSEEIIVSTQGRPISEDDEVLVVDDHGHPVAEGETGHLLTRGPYTIRCYHNDPAANARAFTEDGFYRTGDMVQRLPGGYLVVQGRASDHINRAGEKISAEEIEDHLLAHPSVFDAAVVSIPDAYLGERSCAFIIAQGEPTKAASLKAWVRSRGLAAFKVPDQIVFVDAFGTTAVGKISRRELRAQLRERFMQQTGETR; this is encoded by the coding sequence ATGAACGCATCCTTCTCTTCCTCCCGGGTGCCGCTGCGCCAGGTCTGGCCGCCGGCCCTGGTCGCGCGCTATCGTGCCGCCGGCCATTGGCGTGGCGAGACCTTCCCGGGCTTCCTGCGCGAACGTGCCGAACGCTTTGCCGGGGATATCGCGGTGGTCGGGGGGGATACCCGCCTGACATATGCCCAGCTGTGGCAGGAAGCCGGCCGCATCGGCGCCGGCCTGCTCGCGCAGGGCCTGGCCCCGGGCGACCGGGTCGTGGTCCAGCTTGGCAACGTGCCCGAGTTCATCACCGTGGTGTGCGGGTTGTTCCGCGCCGGGCTGATTCCGGTCTACGCATTGCCTGCGCACCGCATCACCGAAGTCGCGCATTTCGCCCGCAAGGCCGAGGGCAGTGCCTATGTCGCTGCAGCGAGCTACGACGGTTTCGACTACCGCACGCTGGCGCGCGATCTCCAGGCGCAGGTGCCGGCAGTGCAGCACGTCATCATCGTGGGTGAGGGCGCCGGGTTCACCGCGCTGGAGGCTCTGGCAGGCGATCTCGAGCGGCTGCCACCCGATCCGGATCCGCAGTCCGTGGCGTTCCTGCAGATCTCCGGCGGCAGCACCGGCCTGTCCAAGTTGATCCCGCGCACGCATGACGACTACCTGTATTCATTCCGCGCCAGCAATGCGATCTGCGGCATCACCCAGGACAGCGTCTATCTGGTCGCGCTGCCTGCCGCGCACAATTTCCCGATGAGCTCGCCCGGCTTCTTCGGCACGTTGTATGCCGGTGGCCGGGTGGTGCTCAGCCCGGGCGCCGGCCCGGAGACTGCGTTCGCCCTGATCGCACGCGAACGGGTCACCTGCGTCGGCCTGGTGCCGCCGCTGGCCCTGCTATGGGCGCAGGCGGCCGCGACGACCACGCAGGATCTGTCCAGCCTGCAGGTAGTGCAGGTCGGTGGCGCCAAGCTGGTGCCGGAAGCGGCACGCCGCGTGATCGCCGGGCTGGGCTGCACGCTGCAGCAGGTGTTCGGCATGGCCGAGGGGCTGGTCAACTACACCCGCCTGCACGACAGCGAAGAGATCATCGTCTCCACGCAGGGCCGCCCGATCAGCGAGGACGATGAAGTGCTGGTGGTCGACGACCACGGTCATCCCGTCGCAGAAGGTGAGACCGGGCATCTGCTCACCCGCGGCCCGTACACCATCCGCTGCTACCACAACGACCCGGCGGCCAATGCGCGCGCCTTCACCGAGGACGGTTTCTACCGTACCGGCGACATGGTGCAGCGCCTGCCCGGCGGTTATCTGGTCGTGCAGGGCAGGGCCAGCGATCACATCAACCGGGCCGGCGAGAAGATTTCCGCCGAAGAAATCGAAGACCATCTGCTGGCGCACCCCAGCGTGTTCGATGCGGCCGTGGTCTCGATTCCCGACGCCTACCTGGGCGAGCGCAGCTGCGCCTTCATCATTGCCCAGGGTGAGCCGACCAAGGCCGCCAGCCTCAAGGCCTGGGTGCGCAGCCGCGGCCTGGCCGCGTTCAAGGTGCCGGACCAGATCGTGTTCGTCGATGCCTTCGGCACCACGGCGGTCGGCAAGATCAGCCGCCGCGAGCTGCGTGCCCAGTTGCGCGAACGGTTCATGCAACAGACAGGAGAAACGCGCTGA
- a CDS encoding non-ribosomal peptide synthetase — MNARAVPSPDARLVRGLSEAQAGLWYAQRLAPDNPAFNTAHAVWIEGGLDVAAFVRAADQAAHESDALALRIVENAQGLPEQWVDRQHTPALQVVDLSGHPDPAAAAREAMQRDRLSPVDPARDRLSQQRLFLLGAGRSVWYLRVHHLATDGYGMGLLTERVCALYAGNAAQGALAPLPPVLDEDAQYRDSERRTRDAAYWRELMADAPAAAGLQAGLGAAAADALRHVAPIDPTLRARLHTAAAAIGQPWPDLLTALGAEYCRRISGETEAVIGVPFMGRLGSVSARVPAMVMNVLPLRLKAGEGSVDTFVRDVALRLMRGRRHGRYRGEQLRRDLGLIGGQRRLHGPLVNVQPFYRPLQLDGVHATLEILSTGPVDDVTLGFRGDGAAVLDLEIEANPALYTRAQVRAHAARLLHFVSAALDVQAAGGPIASVPLCTPEEAQRYLYEVNATAHPVPEVSLAALITARMARTPDAVAVVYGAQQLTFAELEQRSRALALHLQAQGAGREARVVVALPRSLELVIALVAVLRAGGAYLPVDLAHPDERLARILRSAGPVCVLALEQDRHRFPGMTVLPPAQWPHASDGPLGTVPQPDDAAYVIYTSGSTGEPKGVLIEHRAIVNRLEWMRTHYGVQPDDRILQKTPATFDVSVWEFFLPLISGATLVVAPPEAHRDPLALAALIREHSITTLHFVPSMLAAFLAAPSARGLQLRRVFTSGEALDAALRDRFHATVQAELHNLYGPTEAAVDVSWWPASRDDASQPVPIGFPVWNTRLYVLDARMQPLPPGVAGDLYLGGVQLARGYLGRDDLTAERFLADPFVPGNRLYRTGDVARWREDGAVEYLGRNDHQIKLRGLRIELGEIDAALRTAPGVSRADVLLREDRPGEPRLVAYLNAGSPQADELRTHLATRLPDYMVPSAFVVLEHWPVTANGKLDRAALPAPAQRVSEGVAPRTGTEQALAQLFAETLGLGSPIGADADFFALGGDSLSAVHLLLAIQQRWRCDLGLGAVFAAPTVAALAARIDAPPAATDHGLAPMIQLAAGDAALAPLFVIHPAGGIAWNYRDLARALAPAREVQGLQSPVLDPAQPLPASIEALAASYAERILALGRPGPVHLLGWSVGGILAQAMAVHLRALGHEVGVLALLDAYPSECWRAEPEPDPIAALRALLAIAGHDPEAHPELDSRERILAFLRRGDSALGNLPDVVLDGVVRAVTGTNRLIRAHHHTRYDGRLLHVRAGRDHLDRPQLQSALWQAHAASVEAIELPFLHAELTGRDAVAQIAPWLDAQLQRSETIRTPA; from the coding sequence ATGAACGCACGTGCGGTGCCGAGTCCGGACGCGCGCCTCGTTCGCGGGCTGAGCGAGGCCCAGGCCGGGTTGTGGTACGCCCAGCGCCTGGCGCCGGACAATCCCGCCTTCAATACCGCCCATGCGGTGTGGATCGAGGGCGGACTGGACGTGGCTGCATTCGTGCGCGCTGCGGATCAGGCCGCGCATGAATCCGACGCGCTGGCATTGCGTATCGTCGAAAACGCACAGGGCCTGCCCGAACAGTGGGTGGACCGGCAGCACACGCCCGCGCTGCAGGTGGTGGATCTGTCCGGCCATCCGGACCCGGCCGCCGCCGCCCGCGAGGCGATGCAGCGCGACCGGCTCAGCCCGGTCGATCCCGCCCGCGACCGGCTCAGCCAGCAGCGCCTGTTCCTGCTCGGCGCGGGCCGCAGCGTCTGGTACCTGCGCGTGCATCACCTGGCGACCGATGGCTACGGCATGGGCCTGCTCACCGAGCGGGTCTGCGCGCTGTACGCAGGCAACGCCGCACAGGGCGCGCTGGCGCCGCTGCCGCCGGTGCTCGATGAAGACGCGCAGTATCGTGACAGCGAGCGCCGCACGCGCGACGCCGCATACTGGCGTGAGCTCATGGCCGATGCACCGGCGGCCGCGGGTCTGCAGGCTGGCCTCGGAGCCGCGGCGGCGGATGCACTGCGCCACGTGGCGCCCATCGATCCCACACTGCGGGCGCGCCTGCACACCGCAGCCGCCGCCATCGGCCAGCCCTGGCCGGATCTGCTCACCGCGCTCGGCGCCGAGTACTGCCGCCGCATCAGTGGCGAAACCGAGGCGGTGATCGGCGTCCCGTTCATGGGCCGCCTGGGCAGCGTCTCGGCCCGCGTCCCGGCGATGGTGATGAATGTACTGCCCCTGCGGCTCAAGGCCGGCGAGGGCAGCGTGGACACCTTCGTACGCGACGTCGCCCTGCGGCTGATGCGCGGCCGTCGCCACGGACGCTACCGCGGTGAACAACTGCGTCGCGATCTCGGCTTGATTGGTGGCCAGCGTCGCCTGCATGGCCCGCTGGTCAATGTGCAGCCGTTCTATCGGCCGCTGCAGCTGGACGGCGTGCACGCGACACTGGAGATTCTGTCCACCGGCCCGGTTGACGACGTGACGCTGGGCTTTCGTGGCGATGGCGCCGCCGTGCTCGATCTGGAGATCGAGGCCAACCCGGCGCTGTATACCCGCGCGCAGGTGCGGGCCCATGCCGCACGCCTGCTGCATTTCGTGTCGGCCGCACTGGACGTGCAGGCTGCCGGTGGCCCCATCGCCTCGGTGCCGTTGTGCACGCCGGAGGAGGCCCAGCGCTATCTCTACGAGGTCAACGCCACCGCACATCCGGTGCCCGAGGTCAGCCTCGCCGCGCTGATCACCGCTCGCATGGCGCGCACGCCCGACGCCGTGGCCGTGGTCTACGGCGCGCAGCAGCTGACCTTCGCCGAGCTGGAGCAACGCAGCCGGGCGCTGGCGCTGCACCTGCAGGCACAGGGCGCCGGCCGCGAGGCGAGGGTGGTCGTGGCACTGCCGCGCTCGCTTGAACTGGTCATCGCGCTGGTCGCCGTGCTGCGCGCGGGCGGAGCTTACCTGCCGGTGGACCTGGCCCACCCGGATGAGCGCCTGGCGCGGATCCTGCGCTCGGCCGGGCCGGTCTGCGTACTGGCGCTGGAGCAGGACCGCCACCGGTTCCCCGGGATGACGGTGCTCCCCCCGGCGCAGTGGCCGCACGCCAGCGACGGCCCGCTCGGCACCGTGCCGCAGCCGGACGATGCCGCCTACGTCATCTACACCTCCGGCTCCACGGGCGAGCCCAAGGGCGTGCTGATCGAGCACCGCGCCATCGTCAATCGCCTGGAATGGATGCGCACGCATTACGGTGTCCAGCCCGACGATCGTATCCTGCAGAAAACCCCGGCCACCTTCGATGTCTCGGTCTGGGAGTTCTTCCTGCCGTTGATCAGTGGCGCCACCCTGGTGGTCGCACCGCCCGAGGCGCACCGTGATCCACTCGCCTTGGCCGCGTTGATCCGCGAGCACTCGATCACCACGCTGCATTTCGTGCCGTCGATGCTGGCCGCGTTCCTGGCTGCGCCATCGGCCCGTGGGCTGCAACTGCGCCGGGTCTTCACCAGTGGCGAAGCGCTGGATGCCGCCTTGCGCGATCGCTTCCATGCCACGGTCCAGGCCGAGCTGCACAATCTGTATGGGCCGACCGAAGCTGCCGTGGATGTGAGCTGGTGGCCGGCCAGTCGCGACGACGCCTCCCAGCCCGTGCCGATCGGTTTCCCGGTCTGGAATACGCGGCTGTACGTACTTGATGCGCGGATGCAGCCGCTGCCACCCGGTGTCGCAGGGGATCTGTACCTGGGCGGGGTGCAGCTGGCGCGCGGCTACCTCGGCCGCGACGACCTCACCGCCGAGCGCTTCCTGGCCGATCCCTTCGTACCCGGCAACCGCCTGTATCGCACCGGCGATGTGGCGCGCTGGCGTGAGGATGGGGCGGTGGAATACCTCGGTCGCAACGATCATCAGATCAAGCTGCGCGGCCTGCGCATCGAACTTGGCGAGATCGACGCCGCCCTGCGCACGGCACCCGGCGTCAGCCGGGCCGACGTCCTGCTGCGCGAAGATCGCCCCGGCGAGCCGCGGCTGGTGGCCTACCTCAATGCGGGCAGCCCGCAGGCGGATGAGCTGCGCACCCACCTGGCCACCCGCCTGCCGGATTACATGGTGCCCAGCGCATTCGTTGTACTGGAGCACTGGCCGGTCACCGCCAACGGCAAGCTGGATCGTGCCGCGCTGCCGGCCCCGGCGCAGCGTGTATCCGAGGGTGTGGCGCCGCGCACCGGCACCGAACAGGCGCTGGCGCAGCTGTTCGCCGAGACCCTGGGGCTGGGCAGCCCGATCGGTGCCGACGCCGACTTTTTCGCCCTGGGCGGTGACTCGCTCAGCGCCGTGCACCTGCTGCTGGCGATCCAGCAGCGCTGGCGCTGCGATCTCGGCCTCGGCGCGGTGTTCGCCGCCCCCACGGTTGCGGCGCTGGCCGCCCGTATCGACGCGCCGCCAGCGGCCACCGATCACGGCCTGGCGCCGATGATCCAGCTGGCCGCTGGTGACGCTGCGCTGGCGCCGCTGTTCGTGATCCACCCGGCCGGTGGTATCGCCTGGAATTATCGTGACCTGGCCCGGGCGCTCGCCCCGGCTCGCGAGGTGCAGGGCCTGCAGTCGCCCGTGCTTGATCCTGCCCAGCCACTGCCGGCCAGCATCGAGGCACTGGCGGCCAGCTACGCCGAGCGCATCCTCGCGCTGGGCCGGCCCGGCCCGGTGCATCTGCTTGGCTGGTCGGTCGGCGGCATCCTTGCCCAGGCGATGGCGGTGCACCTGCGCGCGCTCGGCCACGAGGTCGGCGTACTGGCGCTGCTGGATGCCTATCCCAGCGAGTGCTGGCGTGCCGAACCCGAACCGGATCCGATCGCCGCGCTACGCGCCCTGCTGGCCATCGCCGGCCATGACCCGGAGGCGCATCCCGAGCTGGACAGCCGGGAGCGGATCCTGGCGTTCCTGCGCCGGGGCGACAGCGCGCTGGGCAACCTCCCCGATGTGGTGCTCGATGGGGTGGTGCGTGCGGTCACCGGCACCAACCGGCTGATCCGCGCCCATCACCACACACGTTACGACGGTCGGCTGCTGCACGTCCGTGCCGGCCGCGACCACCTCGACCGCCCGCAGCTGCAATCGGCCCTGTGGCAGGCGCATGCCGCCAGCGTCGAAGCGATTGAACTTCCTTTCCTGCACGCTGAACTCACCGGCCGCGATGCCGTGGCGCAGATCGCGCCATGGCTCGATGCGCAGCTTCAGCGCTCTGAAACGATCAGGACACCCGCATGA
- a CDS encoding response regulator transcription factor, with protein sequence MKNILIADDHPVVRVGLQCLLARHPGVRVIGEAADPEQLEVLLAEKTCDLVITDLSMPWGGRPDGVRMLESIRRDHGHVRLIVVTSFTNLQVLRAVVRLGVEGILEKTGGLSDLLAAVDCVLGGRTYFSGDLAQRLRSGRNRTGLSSRESEVIRLLAHGLSVKEIADVHRRTISTISRQKGAAMRRLGLRSDYELLDYAKSTGLSPGGH encoded by the coding sequence ATGAAAAACATACTGATTGCGGACGATCATCCAGTGGTCCGCGTGGGCCTCCAGTGCCTGCTTGCCCGGCACCCCGGGGTACGGGTCATCGGCGAAGCAGCGGATCCCGAGCAACTCGAAGTCCTGCTGGCAGAAAAGACGTGCGACCTGGTCATCACCGACCTGTCCATGCCGTGGGGCGGTCGCCCCGATGGCGTGCGCATGCTGGAAAGCATCCGCCGTGATCACGGCCATGTGCGATTGATCGTCGTCACGTCCTTCACCAACCTGCAGGTGCTTCGAGCGGTGGTGCGGCTGGGCGTGGAGGGCATCCTGGAGAAAACCGGCGGCCTGTCCGACCTGCTGGCCGCAGTGGACTGCGTCCTCGGCGGCCGTACCTATTTCTCCGGTGATCTTGCCCAACGCTTGCGCTCCGGTCGCAACCGCACCGGGCTCAGCTCGCGCGAGAGCGAAGTCATCCGGCTGCTCGCGCACGGCCTGAGTGTCAAGGAAATCGCCGATGTGCACCGGCGAACGATCAGCACCATCAGCCGCCAGAAGGGCGCGGCAATGCGTCGGCTGGGCCTGCGCTCGGACTATGAGCTGCTCGACTACGCAAAATCCACTGGATTGTCTCCCGGCGGGCACTGA